The Streptomyces kanamyceticus genome window below encodes:
- a CDS encoding acyl-CoA dehydrogenase family protein, which yields MEFGFAAADEEFRAEARSWLAEHLTGPFAASVGRGGPGSEHEDSAQRRAWERELGRGGWIGIGWDSDAYGNRRATLTQQVVWAEEYARVGAPGRYGHIGENLLAPTLLAYGTQEQRDEFLPPIARGDALWCQGYSEPGAGSDLAGLRTAAVRDGDAYRISGQKVWTSLAHDADWCFVLARTEEGSQGHHGLSFLLVPMDQPGRIEVRPIRQLTGTSEFNEVFFDGARARSAHVVGGEGNGWRVAMGLLGFERGVSTLVQQIGFAEELGGVLREAVAGGAADDPVLRDRLVRQWAELRVMRWNALRTLGGSGSGSGSASASASEKGGSSEKGGGQGDAGAPSVAKLLWGRWHQRLGELAMSVRGAAATVGPSDWSEASPYELDALQRLFLFTRADTIYGGSDEIQRNIIAERVLGLPREARGPR from the coding sequence GTGGAGTTCGGCTTCGCGGCGGCCGACGAGGAGTTCCGTGCCGAGGCGCGGTCCTGGCTCGCCGAGCACCTCACCGGTCCCTTCGCCGCCTCGGTCGGCCGGGGCGGTCCCGGCAGCGAGCACGAGGACAGTGCGCAACGCAGGGCCTGGGAGCGCGAGTTGGGGCGCGGCGGCTGGATCGGCATCGGCTGGGACTCCGACGCGTACGGGAACCGGCGCGCCACTTTGACCCAGCAGGTCGTCTGGGCCGAGGAGTACGCGCGCGTGGGCGCCCCCGGACGCTACGGACACATCGGCGAGAACCTCCTCGCGCCCACCCTCCTCGCGTACGGAACCCAGGAGCAGCGGGACGAGTTCCTGCCGCCCATCGCGCGCGGCGACGCCCTCTGGTGCCAGGGCTACAGCGAGCCGGGCGCCGGATCCGACCTGGCCGGGCTGCGTACGGCCGCCGTGCGGGACGGGGACGCGTACCGGATCAGCGGCCAGAAGGTGTGGACGTCGCTCGCCCACGACGCCGACTGGTGCTTCGTCCTCGCGCGTACGGAGGAGGGCTCCCAGGGGCACCACGGCCTGTCGTTCCTGCTCGTCCCGATGGACCAGCCGGGGCGGATCGAGGTGCGCCCCATCCGGCAGCTGACGGGCACGAGCGAGTTCAACGAAGTCTTCTTCGACGGGGCACGCGCGCGTAGCGCCCATGTGGTGGGCGGCGAGGGCAACGGCTGGCGCGTCGCCATGGGGCTGCTCGGCTTCGAACGCGGGGTCTCCACGCTCGTCCAGCAGATCGGGTTCGCCGAGGAGCTCGGGGGCGTGCTGCGCGAGGCCGTCGCGGGCGGGGCGGCCGACGACCCCGTGCTGCGCGACCGGCTCGTACGGCAGTGGGCGGAGCTGCGGGTGATGCGGTGGAACGCGCTGCGGACGCTGGGCGGTTCGGGTTCGGGTTCGGGATCGGCTTCGGCTTCGGCTTCGGAGAAGGGCGGCTCTTCGGAGAAGGGCGGCGGGCAGGGCGACGCGGGCGCGCCGAGCGTCGCCAAGCTGCTGTGGGGGCGCTGGCACCAGCGGCTCGGGGAGCTCGCGATGAGCGTCAGGGGCGCGGCGGCCACCGTCGGGCCCTCGGACTGGTCCGAGGCATCCCCGTACGAACTCGACGCCCTGCAAAGGCTCTTCCTCTTCACCCGCGCCGACACGATCTACGGCGGCTCGGACGAGATCCAGCGGAACATCATCGCCGAGCGCGTGCTCGGTCTGCCGAGAGAGGCCAGGGGGCCTCGGTGA
- a CDS encoding cyclase family protein has protein sequence MSDSPGADAAPSALPPEFHDIAKRVNNWGRWGSNDEIGTLNLVTDEVVREAAATVRSGRRVPLALPLKEDGVQTGMIPGRVNPLHTMVQINQQIFGPGTVATSDDAVTMGLQTATHWDALTHVSHSGKIYNGRPADSITAHAGARHSGIDKVPYVVSRGVLLDVARAKGLDRLPGDHAVTPEELDEAAEFGGVTVRAGDIVLVRTGQLQVYLAGDKHAYAYPSPGLSLRTPEWFHAHDVAAVANDTLTFEIFPPEIENLWLPVHALDLVEMGMLQGQNWDLEKLSTACAEESRYAFLLSAMPEPFIGGTGTPVAPVAVL, from the coding sequence ATGTCAGACTCACCAGGCGCGGACGCGGCACCCAGCGCGCTGCCGCCCGAGTTCCACGACATCGCCAAGCGCGTGAACAACTGGGGCCGTTGGGGGTCGAACGACGAGATCGGCACGCTCAACCTCGTCACCGACGAGGTCGTGCGCGAGGCCGCGGCGACCGTCCGCAGCGGTCGGCGCGTGCCGCTCGCGCTGCCGCTCAAGGAGGACGGCGTACAGACCGGGATGATCCCCGGGCGGGTCAACCCGCTCCACACGATGGTGCAGATCAACCAGCAGATCTTCGGCCCCGGCACGGTCGCCACCAGCGACGACGCGGTCACCATGGGCCTGCAGACGGCCACCCACTGGGACGCGCTCACCCATGTCTCGCACTCGGGAAAGATCTACAACGGCCGCCCCGCGGACAGCATCACCGCACACGCGGGCGCCCGGCACAGCGGCATCGACAAGGTGCCGTACGTCGTCTCGCGCGGCGTCCTGCTCGACGTCGCGCGCGCCAAGGGCCTCGACCGGCTGCCCGGCGATCACGCGGTCACGCCCGAAGAACTGGACGAGGCAGCGGAGTTCGGGGGTGTCACGGTGCGGGCCGGGGACATCGTGCTCGTCCGCACCGGACAGCTCCAGGTCTATCTGGCGGGCGACAAGCACGCGTACGCCTACCCCTCACCGGGCCTCTCGCTGCGCACGCCCGAGTGGTTCCACGCGCACGACGTCGCGGCGGTCGCCAACGACACCCTGACCTTCGAGATCTTCCCGCCGGAGATCGAGAACCTGTGGCTGCCCGTGCACGCGCTCGACCTGGTCGAGATGGGGATGCTGCAGGGCCAGAACTGGGATCTGGAAAAGTTGTCCACAGCCTGTGCAGAAGAATCCCGCTACGCCTTCCTGCTCTCGGCGATGCCCGAGCCGTTCATCGGCGGCACGGGGACGCCGGTGGCACCGGTCGCCGTGCTGTAG
- a CDS encoding ATP-binding protein, whose amino-acid sequence MQVLQVQLEVGADPAEVGRARRWARSRLAGSGIQADEPVAETLILLISELVTNAVVHTGCPAVLRMLLPDVPGPADAPGTVRVEVADSSARPPRPRHAEGDDTNGRGLELVDGLADRWGWQHEGAGKSIWCEIDRCDAGVAAATFDGTTYDDADAGADAAYEAV is encoded by the coding sequence GCTGGAGGTCGGGGCCGACCCGGCAGAGGTGGGACGGGCCAGGCGATGGGCCCGTTCGCGGCTCGCCGGCTCGGGGATACAGGCGGACGAGCCGGTCGCCGAGACGCTCATCCTGCTGATCTCGGAGCTCGTCACCAACGCCGTTGTGCACACGGGCTGTCCGGCCGTTCTGCGCATGCTGCTCCCGGACGTTCCCGGCCCCGCCGACGCACCCGGCACGGTCCGGGTCGAGGTGGCCGACAGCAGCGCCCGTCCGCCCAGGCCCCGGCACGCGGAGGGCGACGACACCAACGGCCGCGGTCTTGAACTCGTCGACGGCCTCGCCGACCGGTGGGGCTGGCAGCACGAGGGTGCGGGCAAGAGCATCTGGTGCGAGATCGACCGGTGTGACGCGGGCGTCGCCGCGGCCACGTTCGACGGGACGACCTATGACGACGCCGACGCGGGCGCCGATGCCGCGTACGAGGCCGTCTGA
- a CDS encoding SDR family NAD(P)-dependent oxidoreductase — MGNFLAGKVVAVTGAGRGIGRAVALAAAAEGARVVVNDYGVSMEGGEPTSEIADAVVKEIQAAGGEAVAVADDISTMAGGQRIVDVALAEYGRVDGVVCVAGILRERMLFNMSEQEWDPVVATHLKGTFTVFRAASAVMRKQGTGTLIGFTSGNHQGSVAQANYSAAKGGIISLVRSAALGLNKYGVTANAVAPVARTRMSANVPMELKEIGEPEDVAALVTYLLSDRAREEKITGQVYTIAGPKIAVWAQPRELRAGYADGAWTPEKIADFLPGTVGVDPMPMLAQLEAMAKAAAAKDRPNA; from the coding sequence GTGGGGAACTTCTTGGCAGGCAAGGTGGTGGCCGTGACCGGCGCCGGGCGCGGCATCGGCAGGGCCGTCGCGCTCGCCGCGGCAGCCGAGGGAGCGAGGGTCGTCGTCAACGACTACGGCGTCTCCATGGAAGGCGGCGAGCCGACCAGCGAGATAGCCGACGCCGTGGTCAAGGAGATCCAGGCCGCGGGCGGCGAGGCCGTCGCCGTCGCCGACGACATCTCCACCATGGCGGGCGGCCAGCGCATCGTCGACGTCGCGCTCGCCGAGTACGGGCGCGTCGACGGCGTCGTCTGCGTCGCCGGGATCCTGCGCGAACGCATGCTCTTCAACATGTCCGAACAGGAGTGGGACCCCGTCGTCGCCACCCACCTGAAGGGCACCTTCACCGTCTTCAGGGCCGCGTCCGCCGTCATGCGCAAGCAGGGCACCGGCACGCTCATCGGCTTCACCAGCGGCAACCACCAGGGCTCCGTCGCGCAGGCCAACTACAGCGCGGCCAAGGGCGGGATCATCTCGCTGGTGCGCAGCGCGGCGCTCGGCCTCAACAAGTACGGCGTGACCGCCAACGCCGTCGCGCCCGTCGCCCGTACGCGCATGTCGGCGAACGTGCCGATGGAGCTCAAGGAGATCGGCGAGCCCGAGGACGTCGCCGCCCTCGTCACCTATCTGCTCAGCGACCGGGCCCGCGAGGAGAAGATCACCGGGCAGGTCTACACGATCGCCGGACCCAAGATCGCCGTCTGGGCGCAGCCGCGCGAGCTGCGGGCCGGGTACGCGGACGGCGCATGGACCCCGGAGAAGATCGCCGACTTCCTGCCGGGGACGGTCGGCGTCGACCCCATGCCGATGCTGGCGCAGCTGGAGGCCATGGCCAAGGCGGCGGCCGCCAAAGACCGGCCGAACGCGTAG